A region of Methyloversatilis discipulorum DNA encodes the following proteins:
- a CDS encoding S4 domain-containing protein: MKSFHRRSARPAPAPAAKERPAPERHGRVRIDALLVERGLAPSRAAAQRLIDAGVVLLDGQPVTRSSHTVAADCCIALRAED; the protein is encoded by the coding sequence ATGAAGTCATTCCATCGTCGCAGCGCCCGACCGGCGCCGGCGCCCGCCGCCAAGGAAAGACCGGCGCCGGAGCGCCATGGCCGGGTGCGCATCGACGCGCTGCTGGTCGAGCGCGGGCTGGCGCCGTCGCGTGCTGCAGCGCAGCGCCTGATCGATGCCGGTGTCGTGCTGCTGGATGGACAGCCCGTCACGCGGTCCTCGCATACCGTGGCGGCCGATTGCTGCATCGCACTTCGTGCGGAGGACTGA
- a CDS encoding PQQ-dependent methanol/ethanol family dehydrogenase produces the protein MKRSTLAPFILAAFAHSGPVHAGVTTADIENDARTTGDVLSWGMGTEGQRYSPLTKINTKNVKRLVPVWSYSYGGEKQRGQEAQPLVVNGKMFITASYSRIFALDTKTGRKLWSYEHRLPEGIMPCCDVINRGAAVYDNLVIYATLDAQLVALDQNTGKVVWKEKIDDYQAGYSSSAAPIIAKGLVLTGVSGGEFGIIGRVEARDAKTGKMVWVRPTIEGHMGYKFDESGNKVDNGISGTTNASWQGDLWKTGGAATWLGGTFDAKTGLAYFGTGNPAPWNSHLRPGDNLYSCSTVAIDVATGQIKWHFQGTPNDGWDYDGTNEFVTFDAGGKRLGAKADRNGFFYVLDANTGKFERGFPFVKKLDWAKGLDENGRPIYDPAKRPGDPTASEDGKKGSVVHVSPSFLGGKNQMPMAYSPDTGLFYVPANEWSMEIWNEPITYKKGAAYLGAGFTIKTADPKEIGGDYIGALRAVDPKSGKVVWEITNNAPLWGGAMTTKGGLVFWGTPEGFFKAADAKTGKELWSFQVGTGIVAPPITWEQDGEQYVAVTAGWGGAVPLWGGDVAKKVSYLNQGGSMWVFKLMKD, from the coding sequence ATGAAGCGATCCACCCTTGCCCCGTTCATCCTCGCCGCCTTCGCCCACAGCGGCCCGGTGCATGCCGGCGTCACCACTGCCGACATCGAGAACGACGCACGCACGACCGGCGACGTGCTGTCCTGGGGCATGGGGACGGAAGGCCAGCGCTACAGCCCGCTGACCAAGATCAACACGAAGAACGTCAAGCGTCTGGTACCGGTCTGGTCCTACTCCTACGGCGGCGAGAAACAGCGCGGCCAGGAAGCGCAGCCGCTGGTGGTGAACGGCAAGATGTTCATCACCGCGTCCTACTCGCGCATCTTCGCGCTCGACACCAAGACCGGCCGCAAGCTGTGGTCCTACGAGCACCGCCTGCCCGAAGGCATCATGCCCTGCTGCGACGTGATCAACCGCGGCGCCGCGGTGTACGACAACCTGGTCATCTACGCCACACTGGACGCGCAGCTGGTGGCGCTCGACCAGAACACCGGCAAGGTGGTGTGGAAGGAGAAGATCGACGACTACCAGGCCGGCTACTCGTCGTCGGCCGCCCCCATCATCGCCAAGGGCCTGGTGCTGACCGGTGTGTCCGGCGGCGAATTCGGCATCATCGGCCGGGTCGAGGCGCGCGACGCGAAGACCGGCAAGATGGTGTGGGTGCGCCCGACCATCGAAGGCCACATGGGCTACAAGTTCGACGAGTCCGGCAACAAGGTCGACAACGGCATCAGCGGCACCACCAACGCCAGCTGGCAGGGCGACCTGTGGAAAACCGGGGGTGCGGCCACCTGGCTCGGCGGCACCTTCGACGCGAAGACCGGGCTGGCCTATTTCGGCACCGGCAATCCGGCGCCGTGGAACAGCCACCTGCGCCCCGGCGACAACCTGTACTCGTGCTCGACCGTCGCCATCGACGTCGCCACCGGCCAGATCAAGTGGCACTTCCAGGGCACGCCGAACGACGGCTGGGACTACGACGGCACCAACGAATTCGTCACCTTCGACGCCGGCGGCAAGCGCCTCGGCGCCAAGGCCGACCGCAACGGCTTCTTCTACGTGCTGGACGCGAACACCGGCAAGTTCGAGCGCGGCTTCCCCTTCGTCAAGAAGCTGGACTGGGCCAAGGGCCTGGACGAGAACGGCCGCCCGATCTACGACCCGGCCAAGCGCCCGGGCGACCCGACCGCCAGCGAGGACGGCAAGAAGGGCTCGGTGGTGCACGTGTCGCCGTCCTTCCTCGGCGGAAAAAACCAGATGCCCATGGCTTACAGCCCGGACACCGGCCTGTTCTATGTGCCGGCCAACGAGTGGAGCATGGAAATCTGGAACGAGCCGATCACCTACAAGAAGGGTGCGGCCTACCTCGGCGCCGGCTTCACCATCAAGACCGCCGACCCGAAGGAGATCGGCGGCGACTACATCGGCGCGCTGCGTGCGGTCGACCCGAAGAGCGGCAAGGTGGTGTGGGAAATCACCAACAACGCGCCGCTTTGGGGCGGCGCGATGACGACCAAGGGCGGCCTGGTGTTCTGGGGCACGCCGGAGGGCTTCTTCAAGGCAGCCGACGCCAAGACCGGCAAGGAGCTGTGGTCCTTCCAGGTCGGCACCGGCATCGTCGCGCCCCCGATCACCTGGGAACAGGACGGCGAACAGTACGTCGCCGTGACGGCCGGCTGGGGCGGCGCAGTGCCGCTGTGGGGCGGCGACGTCGCCAAGAAGGTGAGCTATCTGAACCAGGGCGGTTCGATGTGGGTGTTCAAGCTGATGAAGGACTGA
- a CDS encoding YdgA family protein produces the protein MKKAAALAVIALPLIAYTGGAWYLGQRIQNSHDSQAKQVEGIPNVKLLKRDYQRGLFSSTETVTIELMGDTARALQAAGEEETMEPIRLTVRTDIRHGPWLGGAEFDAGVAQSELVLEGEALEMVRKVFGDRKPLDLRTVYHFAGGGRSELSSPAFVFDVPTEDADDALRVSWDGITARVDFEEGMTRYTMSGSAPKLEVTDAKGTHIVLSGLGLTGEQTRLFDDDPLLYSGLQRFTVDAITVDDRSGALPKIALGKLVYEADVPKDGDFIDMIARIGAEKVDVAGTAYGPAHYDFSMRHLHARTASRLYRSFMTMSADPALIANPEAMQAQMGQLMGPAIELLGHAPVVAIDRLSVNTPQGPASMNVKVSLPAITPDELANPLGLIGKVDATGAVSLPEALVRSLMVERSKAGLLAVVGDDADPDELAAMADAQFEQTLQPLTGQGYVTRADGQLSAKIAFSKGQLTVNGLPFNPAALAQPAPSALSE, from the coding sequence ATGAAGAAAGCCGCCGCGCTCGCCGTCATCGCCCTTCCGCTCATCGCCTACACCGGCGGCGCCTGGTACCTGGGCCAGCGCATACAGAACTCTCACGACAGCCAGGCGAAGCAGGTCGAGGGCATTCCGAACGTAAAGCTGCTCAAGCGCGACTATCAGCGCGGCCTTTTCTCGTCGACCGAAACCGTCACCATCGAACTGATGGGCGATACCGCGCGCGCGCTGCAGGCAGCCGGCGAGGAGGAAACGATGGAGCCGATACGGCTGACCGTGCGCACCGACATCCGCCACGGGCCGTGGCTGGGCGGCGCCGAGTTCGACGCCGGCGTCGCGCAATCGGAACTGGTGCTCGAAGGCGAGGCGCTCGAAATGGTGCGCAAGGTGTTCGGCGACCGCAAACCGCTGGATCTGCGCACCGTCTACCACTTCGCTGGCGGTGGCCGCAGCGAACTGTCCAGCCCGGCTTTCGTGTTCGACGTGCCGACGGAGGACGCCGACGACGCGCTGCGCGTGAGCTGGGACGGCATCACCGCCCGCGTCGACTTCGAAGAGGGCATGACCCGCTACACGATGAGCGGCAGCGCGCCGAAGCTCGAGGTGACCGACGCCAAGGGCACGCACATCGTGCTGAGCGGTCTCGGCCTGACCGGCGAGCAGACGCGCCTGTTCGACGACGATCCGCTGCTGTACTCCGGCCTGCAGCGCTTCACCGTCGACGCGATCACCGTGGACGACCGCAGCGGCGCACTGCCGAAGATCGCGCTGGGCAAGCTGGTGTACGAAGCTGATGTGCCGAAGGACGGCGACTTCATCGACATGATCGCCCGCATCGGCGCCGAGAAGGTCGACGTGGCCGGCACCGCCTACGGCCCGGCACACTACGATTTCTCGATGCGCCACCTGCACGCGCGCACCGCCTCGCGCCTGTACCGCAGCTTCATGACGATGTCGGCCGACCCGGCGCTGATCGCGAATCCTGAGGCCATGCAGGCGCAGATGGGGCAGCTGATGGGGCCGGCGATCGAACTGCTCGGCCACGCACCGGTGGTCGCCATCGACCGCCTGTCCGTCAACACGCCGCAAGGTCCGGCGTCGATGAATGTGAAGGTGTCGCTGCCGGCGATCACGCCGGACGAACTGGCCAATCCGCTCGGTCTGATCGGCAAGGTCGATGCCACCGGCGCCGTATCGCTGCCGGAAGCGCTGGTGCGCAGCCTGATGGTCGAGCGCAGCAAGGCCGGCCTGCTGGCGGTAGTCGGCGACGACGCCGATCCGGACGAACTTGCAGCAATGGCCGACGCCCAGTTCGAACAGACGCTGCAGCCGCTGACCGGCCAAGGCTATGTCACGCGCGCCGACGGCCAGCTGTCGGCGAAGATCGCCTTCAGCAAGGGCCAACTGACGGTGAACGGCCTGCCCTTCAACCCGGCCGCGCTGGCGCAGCCGGCACCGTCGGCGCTGAGCGAGTAA
- a CDS encoding putative zinc-binding protein, translating into MSARHRQLPLVYACSGCSSAAQMANHIAVKLDRSERAEMSCIAGVGGNVDHLVRIARSGRPILALDGCPLECVRSSLAQRDVVPTRHLLLHEHGVRKRQHGEFDADEAARLFERAAGIAAELTPDEVSAERAEE; encoded by the coding sequence TTGAGCGCCCGTCACCGCCAGTTGCCCCTCGTCTATGCCTGCTCCGGCTGTTCGAGCGCGGCGCAGATGGCCAACCACATCGCCGTGAAACTGGACCGCAGCGAGCGGGCTGAAATGTCCTGCATCGCCGGCGTCGGCGGCAATGTCGATCACCTGGTACGCATCGCCCGTTCCGGTCGCCCCATCCTGGCACTCGACGGCTGCCCGCTGGAATGCGTGCGCAGCAGCCTGGCGCAGCGCGACGTCGTACCGACCCGCCACCTGCTGCTGCACGAGCACGGCGTGCGCAAGCGCCAGCACGGCGAATTCGACGCCGACGAGGCGGCGCGGCTGTTCGAACGGGCCGCCGGCATCGCCGCCGAACTGACACCGGACGAGGTGTCGGCTGAACGCGCGGAAGAGTGA
- a CDS encoding ferredoxin--NADP reductase yields MAETDAAALALAKPAARVPRSSAQRIRAIRRWTPVLWSIRIERPANYLFQPGHYARLGLPVDTPEAAVWRPYSIVSATTDSELEFLLVLIPGGAFTSQLAALREGDTVLLEQAVFGFFLDSQLAPGDTLWMLATGTGLGPYVSLLRTPDALDRYARVVLVHSARHADELAYRDEIEAPAAVSHGRLIYVPIVTREPGVTALAGRIPQLIADGALQAHVARTLEPADSRVMVCGNPEFTTEMRALLAERGFTPCRRNSPGSMLFEKYW; encoded by the coding sequence ATGGCTGAAACCGACGCAGCAGCCCTTGCACTGGCCAAACCCGCGGCCCGCGTGCCGCGCTCGAGCGCACAGCGCATCCGCGCGATCCGGCGCTGGACGCCCGTCCTGTGGTCCATCCGCATCGAGCGGCCGGCCAACTACCTCTTCCAGCCGGGCCATTACGCCCGCCTCGGGCTGCCGGTCGACACGCCGGAGGCCGCGGTCTGGCGTCCTTACTCCATCGTATCGGCGACCACCGACAGCGAACTCGAATTCCTGCTGGTACTGATTCCAGGCGGCGCCTTCACCTCACAGCTGGCCGCGCTGCGCGAGGGCGACACCGTGCTGCTCGAACAGGCGGTATTCGGCTTCTTCCTCGACAGCCAGCTCGCGCCCGGCGACACGCTGTGGATGCTGGCGACCGGTACCGGCCTCGGGCCCTACGTTTCGCTGCTGCGCACACCCGACGCGCTCGACCGTTACGCCCGCGTGGTACTGGTGCACAGCGCGCGCCACGCGGACGAACTGGCTTACCGCGACGAGATCGAGGCACCGGCCGCGGTGTCGCACGGCAGGCTGATCTACGTCCCCATCGTCACGCGCGAACCCGGCGTCACGGCGCTCGCCGGCCGCATTCCGCAACTGATCGCCGACGGCGCACTGCAGGCGCACGTCGCGCGCACGCTGGAACCGGCCGACAGCCGCGTCATGGTGTGCGGCAACCCGGAATTCACGACCGAGATGCGCGCGCTGCTCGCCGAGCGCGGCTTCACGCCGTGCCGGCGCAACAGCCCGGGCAGCATGCTGTTCGAGAAGTACTGGTAG
- a CDS encoding DNA-3-methyladenine glycosylase family protein, with protein sequence MDTLDTMHHHHEAAHFLAALDDDWAALVATVGPCLHAPKPAREPWQALLRAVAYQQLSVRAGDTMIARFLALYGAADFPTPEQVCATSPDALRGCGFSGRKADTIRGIAEAARSGVVPTLAKAREMEDEALVARLTALHGIGRWTVEMMLIYTLGRTDLLPADDLGVREGYRRLRRLDRPPTPRQMTELALPWSPYRTAASWYLWRVPR encoded by the coding sequence ATGGACACCCTCGACACGATGCATCACCACCACGAGGCAGCGCACTTTCTGGCTGCGCTGGACGACGACTGGGCGGCGCTGGTCGCCACGGTCGGCCCCTGTCTGCACGCGCCGAAACCGGCGCGTGAACCGTGGCAGGCGCTACTGCGCGCGGTGGCCTACCAGCAGCTCAGCGTGCGCGCTGGCGACACGATGATCGCGCGCTTTCTCGCGCTGTATGGCGCCGCGGATTTTCCGACGCCGGAACAGGTCTGTGCCACCTCGCCGGACGCGCTGCGCGGCTGCGGTTTTTCGGGTCGCAAGGCGGACACGATACGCGGCATCGCCGAAGCGGCCCGCAGCGGTGTCGTGCCGACGCTGGCAAAGGCGCGCGAAATGGAGGACGAGGCGTTGGTCGCCCGGCTGACCGCGCTGCACGGCATCGGCCGATGGACGGTGGAGATGATGCTCATCTACACGCTGGGCCGGACCGACCTGCTGCCGGCGGACGACCTCGGCGTGCGCGAAGGCTACCGTCGGCTGCGGCGGCTCGACCGCCCGCCAACGCCGCGGCAGATGACCGAACTGGCGCTGCCCTGGTCGCCGTACCGCACCGCCGCCAGCTGGTATCTGTGGCGGGTGCCGCGCTGA
- the ada gene encoding bifunctional DNA-binding transcriptional regulator/O6-methylguanine-DNA methyltransferase Ada, whose product MTNTASRREARAAATQADPRWAAVRARDAGADGRFVYSVISTGVYCRPSCGARTPRPENVDFHASRTEAEAAGFRPCKRCRPDLPPLTERQAAMVATLCRQIDDADTLPSLDVLAASAGLSRFHLLRVFKAHTGLTPRAWATARRAARLRERLADCASVTEAIVDAGYGSTSRVYEKSARPLGMAPRRYRAGGADMDIRFAIAQSTLGALLVAASTQGVCAIALGDDANALARDLQDRFPHARLTGDDAGFARLVAQVVGLVEAPRIGLDLPLDIRGTAFQQRVWAALRAIPPGQTLSYTELAQRIGAPSAVRAVASACAANTLAVAVPCHRVVRTDGSLSGYRWGVARKRALLERERSD is encoded by the coding sequence ATGACGAACACCGCCAGCCGCCGAGAAGCACGCGCCGCAGCCACACAGGCCGACCCGCGCTGGGCGGCGGTGCGGGCGCGCGATGCGGGCGCAGACGGACGGTTCGTCTACTCGGTCATCAGCACCGGCGTGTACTGCCGCCCGTCGTGCGGCGCACGCACGCCGCGGCCGGAGAACGTGGACTTCCATGCCAGCCGCACTGAGGCCGAGGCGGCCGGCTTCCGACCCTGCAAACGCTGCCGGCCGGACCTGCCGCCCCTGACCGAGCGGCAGGCCGCCATGGTGGCCACACTGTGCCGACAGATCGACGATGCCGACACGCTGCCCTCGCTCGACGTGCTGGCCGCGTCGGCCGGGCTCAGCCGCTTCCACCTGCTGCGCGTGTTCAAGGCGCACACCGGACTGACGCCACGCGCCTGGGCGACGGCGCGCCGCGCGGCCCGACTGCGCGAGCGGCTGGCCGACTGCGCAAGCGTGACCGAGGCCATCGTCGACGCCGGCTACGGTTCGACCAGCCGCGTGTACGAGAAGTCCGCGCGGCCACTGGGCATGGCCCCGCGCCGCTACCGCGCGGGCGGCGCCGACATGGACATCCGCTTCGCCATCGCGCAGAGCACACTCGGCGCGCTGCTGGTCGCTGCCAGCACGCAGGGCGTCTGCGCGATCGCACTGGGCGACGACGCCAATGCGCTGGCGCGCGACCTGCAGGACCGCTTTCCGCACGCACGGCTGACCGGTGACGACGCCGGTTTCGCGCGTCTGGTGGCGCAGGTGGTCGGTCTGGTCGAGGCGCCGCGCATCGGCCTCGACCTGCCGCTGGACATCCGCGGCACTGCCTTCCAGCAACGCGTGTGGGCAGCGCTGCGCGCGATACCGCCGGGACAGACGCTGAGCTACACCGAACTGGCGCAGCGCATCGGCGCACCGAGCGCGGTGCGGGCAGTCGCCAGCGCCTGCGCCGCCAACACGCTGGCGGTGGCGGTGCCCTGCCACCGCGTCGTGCGCACCGACGGCAGTCTGTCGGGCTATCGCTGGGGTGTGGCGCGCAAGCGCGCGCTGCTCGAGCGCGAGCGCAGCGACTGA
- the alkB gene encoding DNA oxidative demethylase AlkB, with protein MDLFDEQECAAGLHALAPGAALLRGFARDAAPALLAAIDAIAADAPFRHLITPGGHTMSVATTSCGTLGWHSDEQGYRYTSRDPGSERRWPAMPACFSALAHAAAARAGFPGFAPDACLINRYVPGARLTLHQDRNERDYGAPIVSVSLGIPAVFLFGGLRRKDPTQKLRLVHGDVVVWGGPSRLRFHGVLPLAHAEHPLTGACRINLTFRAAA; from the coding sequence ATGGATCTGTTCGACGAGCAGGAATGCGCAGCGGGCCTCCATGCGCTGGCGCCCGGTGCCGCCCTGCTGCGCGGCTTCGCCCGCGATGCGGCGCCCGCGCTGCTGGCGGCGATCGACGCCATCGCCGCCGACGCGCCCTTCCGTCACCTGATCACGCCCGGCGGCCACACGATGTCGGTGGCCACGACGAGCTGCGGCACGCTGGGCTGGCACTCGGACGAACAGGGCTACCGCTACACCTCGCGTGACCCCGGCAGTGAGCGACGATGGCCGGCGATGCCGGCCTGCTTCAGCGCGCTCGCGCACGCAGCGGCGGCGCGCGCCGGCTTCCCCGGCTTCGCGCCCGACGCCTGCCTGATCAACCGCTACGTGCCGGGTGCGCGGCTGACGCTGCACCAGGACCGCAACGAACGCGATTACGGCGCGCCCATCGTGTCGGTATCGCTCGGCATTCCCGCCGTCTTCCTGTTCGGCGGCTTGCGGCGGAAGGACCCGACGCAGAAGCTGCGTCTGGTGCATGGCGACGTGGTGGTGTGGGGCGGACCGTCGCGGCTGCGCTTTCACGGCGTGCTGCCGCTGGCGCACGCCGAACATCCGCTGACCGGCGCCTGCCGCATCAATCTCACCTTCCGCGCGGCGGCATGA
- a CDS encoding SDR family NAD(P)-dependent oxidoreductase, translated as MGAADEGGGWALVTGASSGLGVEFARLLAARGRNLLLVARSAEALETLAAELTAAHRVVVRVVVLDLSQRDAVIELKRRTDGLGLRVDTLINNAGFGVHGDFVVADSRRLQQMLDLNVSALTQLARLYGEDMRRRGDGRMLLVASLLGFMASPVYAAYAATKAYVLSLGEALHDELAPHGVTVTVLAPGLTDTAFTRTAGHEASATLKLMLMQPRPVAEAGLRALDDGRACVVPGLLNKLSAFSVRFTPRGMHRRIMQALLA; from the coding sequence ATGGGTGCAGCAGATGAAGGCGGCGGCTGGGCACTGGTGACCGGTGCGTCGAGCGGGCTGGGCGTCGAGTTCGCCCGACTGCTCGCCGCGCGTGGTCGCAATCTGCTGCTGGTGGCACGCAGCGCCGAGGCGCTGGAGACGCTGGCAGCCGAGCTGACCGCCGCCCACCGGGTCGTTGTCCGGGTGGTGGTGCTGGACCTGTCGCAGCGGGACGCCGTGATCGAGCTGAAGCGACGGACCGATGGACTGGGGCTGCGTGTCGATACACTGATCAACAACGCCGGCTTCGGCGTGCATGGCGACTTCGTCGTCGCGGACTCGCGGCGCCTGCAGCAGATGCTGGACCTGAACGTGTCGGCGCTCACCCAGCTGGCTCGCCTCTACGGCGAGGACATGCGCCGCCGCGGCGACGGGCGCATGCTGCTGGTGGCCAGCCTGCTCGGCTTCATGGCGTCGCCGGTCTACGCCGCCTACGCGGCGACCAAGGCCTACGTGCTCAGTCTGGGCGAGGCCCTGCACGACGAACTGGCGCCGCACGGCGTCACCGTCACCGTGCTGGCGCCTGGCCTGACCGACACCGCCTTCACCCGCACAGCCGGGCATGAGGCGTCGGCCACGCTGAAACTGATGCTGATGCAGCCGCGACCGGTGGCCGAAGCCGGCTTGCGCGCCCTCGACGATGGTCGCGCCTGCGTGGTGCCCGGGCTGCTGAACAAGCTGTCGGCATTCTCGGTCCGTTTTACGCCGCGCGGCATGCACCGCCGCATCATGCAGGCGCTGCTCGCCTGA
- the pdxR gene encoding MocR-like pyridoxine biosynthesis transcription factor PdxR: MRAHAVHLPILVDPTLDSTLQAQIVAQMRALIEHHLLPPGAPVPATRDLGRQIGVSRNTVTAAYEELIAQGYLYTERAVGTFVAKTLPDTLIRSPDSIDDLRSGAEHRALNLPLPYGGRGLTGLHRPAQPGLAADFVFGRADPRSFPERIWRKLIVECLGGAAERMSEYSHPAGLPELRQLIVNHLATTRGMVASTEQVLMVAGFQQGIDLVAHLFVGTRTPVVMEAPTYRGAAFLFESYGAQVIPVAVDAHGVDVRQLPQRRVKLVYVTPSHQFPTGGTMPLHRRLALLEWAARNGAYILEIDYDADYRYEGAPLPTLQSLDRNGCVIYVNSFTRTLGPGLRIGYLVLPRDLVRTAVTIKSLMDNGLPWLEQATLAQFIRDGSYDTHLRRLRTAHEARRNTLVGALRARLPEVRIQGADAGQHVLLRLPESCPPAVEVQAAARGFGTGVYPLSDSPVWFHEGLPGHERCLMLGYGHLAEAQIERGIDGLAQALS, encoded by the coding sequence ATGCGAGCTCACGCCGTGCACCTTCCCATCCTCGTAGACCCGACCCTCGACAGCACGCTGCAGGCGCAGATCGTTGCCCAGATGCGCGCGCTGATCGAGCACCACCTGCTGCCGCCCGGCGCGCCGGTGCCGGCGACACGCGACCTCGGGCGGCAGATCGGCGTATCGCGCAACACGGTCACCGCCGCCTACGAGGAACTGATCGCGCAGGGCTATCTGTACACCGAGCGCGCGGTCGGCACCTTCGTCGCGAAGACGCTGCCCGATACCCTGATCCGCTCGCCGGACAGCATCGACGATCTGCGCAGCGGCGCCGAGCACCGGGCACTGAACCTGCCGCTGCCCTACGGCGGCCGCGGCCTGACGGGCCTACACCGTCCGGCCCAGCCAGGCCTCGCGGCCGACTTCGTGTTCGGGCGCGCCGATCCGCGCAGCTTTCCGGAGCGCATCTGGCGCAAGCTCATCGTCGAATGCCTGGGCGGTGCGGCCGAACGCATGAGCGAATACAGCCATCCGGCCGGCCTGCCCGAACTGCGCCAGCTCATCGTGAACCACCTCGCCACCACGCGCGGCATGGTGGCGTCGACCGAACAGGTGCTGATGGTGGCCGGTTTCCAGCAAGGCATCGATCTGGTCGCCCACCTCTTCGTCGGCACCCGCACACCGGTGGTGATGGAAGCGCCCACCTACCGGGGTGCGGCCTTCCTGTTCGAAAGCTATGGCGCCCAGGTCATTCCGGTGGCGGTCGATGCGCACGGCGTGGACGTGCGCCAGCTGCCGCAGCGGCGCGTGAAGCTGGTCTATGTCACGCCGTCGCACCAGTTCCCGACCGGCGGCACCATGCCGCTGCACCGGCGCCTTGCGCTGCTCGAATGGGCGGCGCGCAACGGCGCCTACATCCTGGAGATCGACTACGACGCCGATTACCGCTACGAAGGCGCGCCACTGCCGACCCTGCAGTCGCTCGACCGCAACGGCTGCGTCATCTACGTCAATTCGTTCACCCGCACGCTGGGCCCCGGCCTGCGCATCGGCTACCTGGTGCTGCCGCGCGATCTGGTGCGCACCGCAGTGACCATCAAATCGCTGATGGACAACGGTCTGCCCTGGCTGGAACAGGCCACGCTGGCACAGTTCATCCGCGACGGCAGTTACGACACTCATCTGCGTCGCCTGCGCACCGCCCACGAAGCGCGGCGCAACACGCTGGTCGGCGCGCTGCGTGCGCGACTGCCGGAAGTGCGCATACAGGGCGCCGACGCCGGCCAGCACGTTCTGCTGCGCCTGCCCGAATCCTGTCCGCCGGCGGTCGAGGTACAGGCCGCGGCACGCGGCTTCGGCACCGGCGTCTATCCGCTGTCCGACAGCCCGGTGTGGTTCCACGAAGGCCTGCCGGGGCACGAACGCTGCCTGATGCTGGGCTACGGGCACCTGGCAGAGGCGCAGATCGAGCGCGGCATCGACGGGCTGGCGCAGGCGCTCTCCTGA
- a CDS encoding type II toxin-antitoxin system Phd/YefM family antitoxin produces the protein MDAWPVQDAKARFSEFLDACLSEGPQMVTRRGIEAAVLVPVQEWRRLQSAARPSLKALLLSDDARAESLAPPRGRARRRPVEALK, from the coding sequence ATGGACGCATGGCCTGTTCAGGATGCAAAAGCACGCTTCAGCGAATTTCTCGATGCCTGCCTGTCAGAGGGACCGCAGATGGTGACCCGCCGCGGCATCGAAGCAGCGGTACTGGTACCGGTACAGGAATGGCGCAGGCTGCAGTCGGCAGCACGCCCGTCGCTGAAGGCACTGCTGCTGTCCGACGATGCCCGCGCCGAGTCGCTGGCACCGCCGCGCGGGCGCGCCCGGCGGCGGCCGGTGGAAGCGCTCAAGTGA
- a CDS encoding type II toxin-antitoxin system VapC family toxin encodes MYLLDTNVVSELRRPRPHGGVVAWLQSIDDASLFLSAVTVGEIQAGIELTREQDAVKAAEIEAWLDQVASAYNVLPMDATAFRRWAALMHRKSDTLYEDAMIAATALTHGLTVASRNVADFKALGVEAFNPFSRSATATD; translated from the coding sequence ATGTACCTGCTCGATACCAACGTCGTGTCCGAACTGCGCCGGCCGCGGCCACACGGTGGCGTCGTGGCCTGGCTGCAGTCCATCGACGACGCAAGTCTTTTCCTGTCGGCGGTGACGGTCGGAGAAATCCAGGCAGGAATAGAATTGACGCGCGAGCAGGACGCGGTCAAGGCGGCCGAGATCGAAGCGTGGCTGGATCAGGTCGCCAGCGCCTACAACGTACTGCCGATGGATGCGACAGCATTCAGACGCTGGGCAGCACTGATGCACCGCAAGTCCGACACGCTGTACGAGGACGCGATGATCGCAGCCACTGCGCTGACCCACGGCCTGACTGTCGCGTCGCGCAATGTGGCCGATTTCAAGGCGCTCGGCGTCGAGGCCTTCAATCCGTTCTCGCGATCGGCCACAGCCACCGACTGA